A stretch of the Bradyrhizobium arachidis genome encodes the following:
- the glyA gene encoding serine hydroxymethyltransferase, which produces MSLSTGAVRPHSPAANWHSFFGADAHQIGADVVALIDQDRKREVLSLNMIASASYAPLGLRQIEGTHLVNRAPMGLPGRRSVANCEELDAIENLAIDRAKAIFGAEYVNVQALSSTIANVAVLRAILPAEGARLLTFDELAGGHVSHGAMRHITGANREVVSFGVTRAGAVDLDQARDLARKVKPHVLLAGPSSYPREIHFAGLKTIADEVGALFFTDIAHVAGLIAVGLHANPVPYSDVSSSSTQKTLCGPRNGAFVFARERFGAAIDAAVYPGLQGPAASNMIAARAVQMEMITRPAFAQLMRDVVANAKAFGVGLEEGGIELYTGGTDSHMIMAYTGESWTQPELVAGLGAYGVIGNAMRAPGLSGEPRTAFRFGSIALTIRGFDTAEARTLGREVAAILRAGPTAPVDPARLRRLKDLAIAHPIPSFVD; this is translated from the coding sequence GCGCCGTTCGGCCCCATTCACCCGCCGCCAACTGGCACAGCTTCTTCGGGGCCGATGCCCATCAGATCGGCGCTGACGTCGTCGCGCTGATCGACCAGGACCGCAAGCGGGAGGTGCTGTCCCTCAACATGATCGCGTCCGCGTCCTATGCGCCCCTTGGCCTGCGACAGATCGAGGGAACCCACCTCGTCAACCGTGCGCCGATGGGACTGCCCGGCCGTCGCAGCGTCGCCAATTGTGAAGAGCTCGACGCGATCGAGAATCTCGCCATCGATCGTGCCAAGGCGATCTTCGGCGCCGAGTACGTCAACGTGCAGGCGCTGTCGTCGACCATCGCCAATGTCGCCGTCCTGCGCGCGATCCTGCCGGCTGAGGGCGCGCGATTGCTCACCTTCGACGAGCTCGCCGGCGGCCATGTCAGCCACGGCGCCATGCGCCACATCACGGGCGCGAACCGCGAGGTGGTCTCTTTCGGGGTCACCCGCGCCGGCGCGGTCGATCTGGACCAGGCCCGCGACCTCGCGCGCAAGGTGAAGCCACACGTTTTGCTTGCCGGCCCGTCGTCCTATCCGCGCGAGATCCACTTCGCCGGATTGAAGACCATCGCCGATGAAGTCGGCGCGCTCTTCTTTACCGACATCGCCCATGTCGCGGGGCTGATTGCGGTTGGCCTCCATGCCAATCCGGTTCCGTACTCCGACGTGTCCTCGAGCTCGACGCAGAAGACCTTGTGCGGACCGCGCAACGGCGCCTTCGTCTTCGCCAGGGAGCGTTTTGGCGCCGCCATCGACGCCGCGGTCTATCCGGGGCTACAGGGCCCGGCGGCCTCGAACATGATCGCGGCGCGCGCCGTGCAGATGGAGATGATCACCCGCCCGGCCTTTGCGCAGCTCATGCGTGACGTCGTCGCGAATGCCAAGGCCTTCGGCGTGGGTCTGGAGGAGGGCGGGATCGAGCTCTACACCGGCGGTACGGACTCGCACATGATCATGGCCTACACCGGCGAGAGCTGGACGCAGCCGGAATTGGTCGCGGGGCTTGGCGCCTACGGCGTGATCGGAAACGCGATGCGCGCACCGGGGCTATCAGGCGAACCGCGGACCGCGTTCCGGTTTGGCAGCATCGCACTGACGATCCGCGGCTTCGATACGGCTGAAGCAAGGACGCTTGGTCGCGAGGTCGCGGCGATCCTGCGCGCCGGCCCGACCGCTCCAGTGGATCCGGCGCGGCTGCGCAGGCTGAAGGACCTCGCCATCGCCCATCCCATTCCGTCCTTTGTCGATTGA
- a CDS encoding aminotransferase class V-fold PLP-dependent enzyme yields the protein MSRHYDVAAVRSQFPVTERLLYLDSAHQTPLATSVREALLGFYREGHEMAGPKPVWLDRVEQVRARVAKLLNAAPDEIAFTKNTSEGMNIAANALPLTAGDNVLLVEGDHPNNAYAFLNLRRKGVEVRFVPMTGETAQAEMFAPHIDARTRAISLSHVTFHAGHRFDIDGIGALCAERRLYFVIDAMQSTGVIPLNVRASGASLIGSGCHKGLLVPQGLGILYCRQGLDELQPAYLAMSSLAHPPGDYIARADNMALKAGAGRFEIGNFNLPDIHALDASLTLIESVGSSAIEAHLYDLGDRLIERIDHLGIRLIGPRDRANRSPHIYVLDLPAEEWADYLASRQVRVSPERDGIRVSFGLFNMAEDVDRFAQVLAERGTLPARAGAAA from the coding sequence ATGAGCCGCCACTACGACGTCGCTGCGGTCCGCAGCCAATTCCCTGTGACCGAGCGCCTGCTCTATCTCGACTCCGCGCATCAGACGCCCCTTGCCACCAGCGTTCGCGAGGCGCTGCTCGGCTTCTATCGTGAAGGCCATGAGATGGCGGGCCCAAAACCCGTCTGGCTTGACCGGGTCGAGCAGGTTCGTGCCCGCGTGGCGAAGCTTCTCAACGCCGCGCCGGACGAGATTGCCTTCACCAAGAACACCTCCGAGGGCATGAATATCGCCGCGAACGCATTGCCGTTGACGGCGGGAGACAATGTGCTCCTCGTCGAAGGCGACCATCCGAACAACGCCTATGCGTTCCTCAACCTGAGACGCAAGGGCGTGGAGGTTCGCTTCGTGCCGATGACGGGCGAAACGGCCCAGGCCGAGATGTTCGCGCCCCACATCGATGCCCGCACGCGCGCAATCTCGCTCTCGCATGTCACCTTCCACGCGGGACACCGTTTCGACATCGACGGCATCGGAGCACTTTGCGCCGAGAGGCGGCTCTACTTCGTCATCGACGCGATGCAGTCGACCGGTGTCATCCCGCTCAATGTCCGGGCGAGCGGAGCAAGCCTGATCGGCTCGGGCTGCCACAAGGGACTGCTGGTGCCGCAGGGGCTCGGCATCCTCTATTGCCGGCAAGGGCTCGACGAGTTGCAGCCCGCCTATCTCGCGATGTCGAGCCTTGCCCATCCGCCAGGCGACTACATCGCGCGTGCCGACAACATGGCGCTGAAGGCCGGCGCGGGGCGGTTCGAGATCGGCAATTTCAACCTGCCGGACATCCATGCCCTGGACGCCTCGCTCACGCTGATCGAGAGCGTCGGCTCATCCGCCATCGAGGCGCACCTCTACGATCTCGGCGACCGCCTGATCGAGCGTATCGACCATCTCGGTATTCGCCTCATCGGGCCGCGCGACCGCGCCAATCGCTCGCCGCACATCTACGTGCTGGATTTGCCGGCGGAGGAGTGGGCCGATTATCTCGCCAGCCGGCAGGTGCGCGTGTCTCCGGAGCGCGACGGCATCCGCGTGTCCTTCGGCCTGTTCAACATGGCCGAGGATGTCGACCGGTTCGCGCAGGTGCTCGCCGAGCGCGGCACGTTGCCCGCCCGCGCCGGCGCGGCGGCCTGA